A portion of the Anoxybacillus gonensis genome contains these proteins:
- the mtnK gene encoding S-methyl-5-thioribose kinase has product MYEPLTEQKAIALAVRLGLFGKDALLSCKEIGDGNLNLVFRIVNERTNDSIIIKQALPYAKVVGESWPLTLKRATIESQALRTFASYVPQYVPKVYYSDESLAITVMEDLSHLQIARRGFIEGKTFPNISEHIGEFIAKTAFYTSDFGMNQQQKKKLAQQFTNPELCKITEDLVLTDPFFDHDTNNFEAELRADVEQLWQDDALKRETAKLKRRFLTKADVLLHGDLHTGSIFASDDETKVIDPEFAFYGPIGFDLGQFFANLLLNALARDERDRKPLFHHIEKTWDVFIRTFSELWRESNEPYATVSGVLHDVLRDALTEAIGFAGCEVIRRTIGLAHVADVDELPLERRLDVKRHALRLGRELIVQREQLPIHAIKQLVQQTVHVNS; this is encoded by the coding sequence ATGTACGAACCGTTAACAGAACAAAAAGCGATCGCCCTTGCTGTTCGGTTAGGGCTTTTTGGAAAAGATGCGCTTCTTTCATGCAAAGAAATTGGCGATGGCAACTTAAATCTCGTGTTTCGTATCGTCAACGAGCGCACAAACGACAGCATCATCATCAAACAAGCGTTACCGTATGCGAAAGTCGTCGGCGAAAGCTGGCCGCTCACGTTAAAACGGGCGACGATTGAAAGCCAAGCGTTGCGCACTTTCGCAAGCTACGTCCCTCAATACGTTCCGAAAGTATACTATTCTGATGAGTCTTTAGCGATTACAGTGATGGAAGATTTATCGCATTTACAAATTGCTCGTCGTGGGTTCATCGAAGGAAAAACATTTCCGAACATTTCTGAACATATCGGCGAATTTATCGCGAAAACAGCGTTTTACACGTCCGATTTCGGCATGAACCAACAACAAAAAAAGAAGCTCGCACAGCAATTTACAAATCCTGAACTTTGTAAAATTACAGAAGATCTCGTATTGACCGACCCGTTTTTTGACCATGACACAAACAACTTTGAAGCCGAACTTCGCGCAGATGTCGAGCAGCTTTGGCAAGATGACGCATTAAAACGCGAAACCGCAAAATTGAAACGGCGCTTTTTAACGAAAGCGGACGTCTTGCTTCATGGCGATTTACATACAGGAAGCATTTTCGCAAGTGACGATGAAACGAAAGTGATCGACCCAGAATTTGCATTTTACGGTCCAATCGGCTTTGATCTCGGGCAATTTTTCGCTAATTTGCTGTTAAACGCCCTCGCTCGCGATGAACGTGACCGCAAACCGCTCTTTCATCATATCGAAAAAACGTGGGACGTGTTTATTCGCACATTTTCTGAACTTTGGCGTGAAAGCAATGAACCGTACGCGACCGTTTCTGGCGTGCTTCATGACGTGCTTCGCGATGCACTCACAGAAGCGATTGGATTTGCTGGCTGTGAAGTCATTCGCCGAACAATCGGTTTAGCGCATGTCGCAGACGTTGACGAATTGCCGCTTGAGCGCCGACTTGATGTGAAACGTCACGCGCTTCGCCTCGGACGCGAGCTGATCGTACAGCGTGAACAATTGCCGATTCATGCGATCAAACAACTTGTGCAACAAACGGTACATGTGAACAGCTAG
- a CDS encoding carbon-nitrogen family hydrolase has translation MNIACIQMDIAFGAPEKNKQTIVRYMEQMARDVDVVVLPELWTTGYDLTRLTDIADENGEDTKTFLSSLARTYDVHIVGGSVAKKTDKQMTNTMYVVDRNGHVVSEYSKLHLFKLMDEHMYLQAGETLHVFQLAHTTCAGVICYDIRFPEWIRTHALHGAEVLFVVAEWPLARLHHWRTLLMARAIENQCYVVACNRAGKDPNNTFAGHSMIIDPWGNVLAEGDEQETVIMANIDINEVQHVRGRIPIFADRRPDVYKIFEKKD, from the coding sequence ATGAATATCGCTTGTATACAAATGGACATTGCGTTTGGAGCGCCTGAAAAAAATAAACAAACGATCGTGCGCTACATGGAACAAATGGCGCGTGACGTCGACGTCGTCGTATTGCCAGAACTATGGACGACAGGATACGATTTAACGAGATTAACAGACATCGCCGACGAAAACGGCGAAGATACAAAAACGTTTCTTTCCTCGCTTGCGCGCACGTACGATGTGCATATTGTCGGCGGATCGGTAGCGAAAAAAACTGACAAACAAATGACAAATACGATGTATGTCGTCGACCGAAACGGCCATGTCGTTAGCGAATATAGTAAACTTCATTTGTTCAAATTGATGGATGAACATATGTATTTACAAGCTGGGGAGACGTTACACGTTTTTCAACTCGCTCACACGACGTGCGCAGGCGTCATTTGTTATGACATTCGTTTTCCAGAATGGATTCGCACCCATGCGCTTCACGGAGCCGAAGTGCTATTTGTCGTCGCGGAGTGGCCGCTTGCTCGCCTTCATCATTGGCGTACGTTATTAATGGCGAGAGCGATTGAAAACCAATGTTACGTCGTCGCTTGCAACCGCGCAGGAAAAGACCCGAACAACACATTTGCTGGTCATTCGATGATCATCGATCCGTGGGGAAACGTGCTCGCTGAAGGGGACGAACAAGAAACGGTCATTATGGCGAATATTGACATAAACGAAGTGCAACATGTGCGCGGACGCATCCCGATTTTTGCTGATCGTCGCCCAGACGTGTATAAAATTTTTGAAAAAAAGGATTGA